In Gemmatimonadota bacterium, the DNA window CGCCTATCCACTTCTTCAACTCCCACCGCTCGCGCTGCAAACGGCCCAAACAACGTCCACGCCATTTCTTTGGGCACACCGACCTGATCGTATCGCAATTCAGGAGCAGGCACAGCCACCGAACGCCCGCTGAACAACGCGCGCGCCTGAAATTGCAAACGCGACAACTCGCAAAATGCGCGAACTCGCTCGGACAGCGTTTCAACCGCTCGCTGTATCAATACATCGGGTGCGCCATTGGCGATCATCTCACTCAAGCGGTTATTGGCCTCTCGCAATTCTCGGGGCACATCTCTCCCACTCACATGAGTCAACGAATGCCCCGGTAGCCACGGATGCGGAATCGAACGCGCAAGCGCGACATCCCCATCGCGTTTCAACGAAAACTCAGTGCCGCGTTCATCCAGTCCAACAGCCACCCCACCTTTTGACAAATGCCCAATTAGCTCATCAAACTGAGGGGACGGCGCATCAGGAGTAACGGGTCCCGCAACGACGCGGTCAGATAGAGTATCGGCATCATCTCGATCTACCGCGCACGTATTGAACAAATCGTCAATCACCCCAAAAGCACCCGCTTCTCGCAACGCCAAAAACTCTGTCTCACCCAACCCTTGATCGCGTTGACCCGGCTTTACCCCCATGTGAATTTTATCTGCTGCCAGATGCAACGTGCGTCCCCAATACACCCACCCTACAGTGGTGCGACGCGGCAGCGTATCCCCATTTAGCGTCAGCGTCTCCAGGCCATCTTCCGCCAGCTCTAAACCTTTCAAACGAGCGCGTATCTCATCGTCTTTTGGCGCATTGAGCACGGGAATAATAACCGGCTCCCCTTCGGCCTTTGCAATGCGCCCAACCACAGCTTCGCGCACCTGTCCAATATTCAATCGCGACGGCAAACCACACACACTCACAATAAGCTCCACAGGCGTACCATCCGGCAATTTGGGCATATCCTCATCTCGCAAAATGCGCGACACCACCCCTTTAAAACCGTGTCGATTACTCAGCTTATCGCCCGGCGCAACGCGATTGGGCAGCATCATCCGGTTCGCCGCCGATTCGCTGATCACAAGCGCATCTTCGTGTGTATCACCATTCCACGCCATAAACGCGGTCAACAAATTGTACCCCGTCCAAAAATGCGGATCGCGCGGTTCACACCCCGTTTGCACCAGCGCGGGTTCCGACTCCAGAACCTTGCCGTCATATTGCCCGTGATACGCGTGCCACACACCCTGCTCATCGCGCTGCATATCGGGACTCGGCGCGCCAATCCACTGCCGCATCATATTCACCCCCATCAAAACGCGATTGGTATCATTGTGTTCCAAAAACGGAACCACCGAAGCACCTATCCCCAGCCGCTTTTCAGGCGCATCGTCTTCAATAACCAGCTTGCCATCGCGAATAGTCGCTCCCTGAGCCACCTCTAAAATCCGCGCGAGATTCGGTCCCTCAGGCGTACAATAAGGACACACGCGCCCATCGTGTGACGGATGATAATAATTTTCTACCCCCTCATCAGCCTCACCAATAATTGGGATCAACGTCACCCGCCGCAAATGAACGTACATATCCTGCAAATTGGTCGCCTGCAAATACTGTGATGTGGGTTCTTCCACAAAAAATGCGTGAATCCAATCTCCCAACGGCAACCCTGTTTCAACGGCATCCCCCCGCAGTTCTGGCATATTTTCCAACCGCTCGGCAATATAATCGCGCAATTGCTCCCCCACACACCGAATTTCAGCACGCGCCAAATCCACATCAGTCGGTGCGGGAACCACCGTCCGAAAAAAGCCATCTACCTTAAACCGCCCCCATTCATCGGGCTGGGGAATATTATTGTACACAATCTCTTGCCCCCCCTGAATCGCGAGATGCAATTCACAGGTATATTCATCCTTCGACACCACCCGATACCCCGCCAGCGACACCCGATCCGACAACAATTCGGGCAACCCCTTTTGCACAAACGCATCCCACGAAATTTTATGCCACGGCACCTTTACTGAAAGACTCATCAAATTTCTCCTCTCTATGTTAAAAGACACTTTTCAACTGTTTATCCCCTTCCATACCTCCGCCCCCATGCCTCTGCGAGTTGCTTGCGCGCGTGGAACAGCCGCGATTTCACTGTACCTTCTGGAATCGCCAGCTGTTCAGCAACTTCTCGAAGCGTCACCTCATCTTCGTACACCATCTGAAATATCTCGCGTTTTTCCTCTGGCAACGCATCAATCAAAGCCTGCAAAATGCGCCGCTGTTCAGCGTGTTCTAACTGCACATCGGGTCCCAGCGCAGCCCGATCGATCATCCACCCAGGAACGGGTTGCTCTTCGTCCTCCTCATCGTAAAGCGAAGGCATTTCCAGTGGCTGTTCGCGGCGGCGATTTTGGCTTCGCAATTGATTCAGCGACAAATTTCTCGCAATCCGAAACAACCATCCCCGAAAAGACCCTTGCCCCGACCATTGATAGGCCCGATTCCAAACCCTGAGAAAAACCTCCTGTGTCAAATCATCTGCTGCGACCGGATCACGCGTTATCCAGCGCAGATTCTCGGTCACCTGTGCCTGATAGCGCGCAAACAGAATCGCAAAAGCCTCTTGATCCCGCGCCACAATCCGCTGCATCAAAATCGCGTCCGATGGTGTCAAAAAATATCCTCCTGTGGGAATCGACACCGCCCAATACCCCAAGGTTCAAAAAAAGCGCAGCCCTGATGGACTGCGCTTCTATTAC includes these proteins:
- a CDS encoding sigma-70 family RNA polymerase sigma factor, producing MTPSDAILMQRIVARDQEAFAILFARYQAQVTENLRWITRDPVAADDLTQEVFLRVWNRAYQWSGQGSFRGWLFRIARNLSLNQLRSQNRRREQPLEMPSLYDEEDEEQPVPGWMIDRAALGPDVQLEHAEQRRILQALIDALPEEKREIFQMVYEDEVTLREVAEQLAIPEGTVKSRLFHARKQLAEAWGRRYGRG